The proteins below come from a single Procambarus clarkii isolate CNS0578487 chromosome 26, FALCON_Pclarkii_2.0, whole genome shotgun sequence genomic window:
- the LOC138368917 gene encoding DNA-directed RNA polymerase II subunit RPB1-like — protein MYRSQFARLFNCYFRPLAASTQLFNPVHPTVQPRLPTIQPRPPNCSTSSTNHSTPSTQLFNLVYPTVQPRPPNCSTSSTNHSTPSTQLFNLVYQPFNPVHPTIQPRPPNHSTPSTQPFNPVHPTIQPRPPNHSTPSTQPFNLVHPTIQPCPPNHSTPSTQPFNPVHPTIQPRPPNHSTPSTQPFNPVHPTIQPRPPNHSTPSTQPFNLVHPTIQPRLATIQPRPPNHSISSTQPFNLVHPTIQPRLPTIQPRPPNHSISSTQPFNPVHPTIQPRPPNHSTSSTQPFNTVYPTIQPRPPNHSTPSTQPFNPRPPTIQPRPPNHSTPSTQPFNPVHPTIQPRPPNHSTTSTQPFNPVYPTIQPRPPNHSTPSTQPFNPVHPTIQPRPPNHSTLSTQPFNPVHPTLSTNHSTS, from the coding sequence ATGTACAGGAGCCAGTTTGCTAGGCTTTTTAACTGCTATTTTCGGCCGTTGGCTGCGTCTACCCAACTGTTCAACCCCGTCCACCCAACTGTTCAACCTCGTCTACCAACCATTCAACCCCGTCCACCCAACTGTTCAACCTCGTCTACCAACCATTCAACCCCGTCCACCCAACTGTTCAACCTCGTCTACCCAACTGTTCAACCCCGTCCACCCAACTGTTCAACCTCGTCTACCAACCATTCAACCCCGTCCACCCAACTGTTCAACCTCGTCTACCAACCATTCAACCCCGTCCACCCAACCATTCAACCCCGTCCACCCAACCATTCAACCCCGTCCACCCAACCATTCAACCCCGTCCACCCAACCATTCAACCCCGTCCACCCAACCATTCAACCCCGTCCACCCAACCATTCAATCTCGTCCACCCAACCATTCAACCCTGTCCACCCAACCATTCAACCCCGTCCACCCAACCATTCAACCCCGTCCACCCAACCATTCAACCCCGTCCACCCAACCATTCAACCCCGTCCACCCAACCATTCAACCCCGTCCACCCAACCATTCAACCCCGTCCACCCAACCATTCAACCCCGTCCACCCAGCCATTCAATCTCGTCCACCCAACCATTCAACCTCGTCTAGCAACCATTCAACCCCGTCCACCCAACCATTCAATCTCGTCCACCCAACCATTCAATCTCGTCCACCCAACCATTCAACCTCGTCTACCAACCATTCAACCCCGTCCACCCAACCATTCAATCTCGTCCACCCAACCATTCAACCCCGTCCACCCAACCATTCAACCCCGTCCACCCAACCATTCAACCTCGTCCACCCAACCATTCAACACCGTCTACCCAACCATTCAACCCCGTCCACCCAACCATTCAACCCCGTCCACCCAACCATTCAACCCCCGTCCCCCAACCATTCAACCTCGTCCACCCAACCATTCAACACCGTCTACCCAACCATTCAACCCCGTTCACCCAACCATTCAACCTCGTCCACCCAACCATTCAACGACGTCCACCCAACCATTCAACCCCGTCTACCCAACCATTCAACCCCGTCCACCCAACCATTCAACCCCGTCCACCCAACCATTCAACCCCGTCCACCCAACCATTCAACCCCGTCCACCCAACCATTCAACCCTGTCCACCCAACCATTCAACCCCGTCCACCCAACCCTGTCCACCAACCATTCCACCTCGTAG